Part of the Haloarcula laminariae genome is shown below.
CGCCACGGTGACGGGGCTGGTCACCGCGTGGACGCTGGGCGCAAACAGCAACTCCCCGCCCTTCGCACCGGCCATCGGCGCCAACGCCATCTCGACGATGCGAGCGGCCTTTCTCATCGGTATCCTCGCCGCGCTGGGGGCGCTGACTCAGGGCGGCGCCATCTCCGAGACCGTCGGTGCGGGACTAACCGAGGGGGTCACAATCACCTCGCTTGCGGCCACAGCCGGTCTGCTGACCGCGACGCTGTTCATGGCCTTCGGCATCTACAGCGGCTACCCCGTCCCCGCCGCGTTCGCCACGACCGGCGCGATGGTCGGCGTCGGGCTCTCGCTCGGCGGCGAACCCGTCTTCGGCACCTACCGGCGCATCGCCCTCTTCTGGGCGCTCGTCCCGCCGGTGTCGGGCGGACTGGCCTACCTCACCGCCACGATACTGCGCCGGGACGACATCCCCGAGACCGTCGGGGTGCCGCTGCTGGCGGCCGTCGTCGGCGGCATCGTCGCCAACGTCCAGTTGAGTATCGTCCCCGCGCCGCCGGGCGAGACGCAGAACTCCCTGGCCGGCCTGGCGGCCATGGTGGTCCCGCTGCCCGGCGTCACGGTCGCCGCGACGCTGCTGCTGGCCGCCGTCAGTTTCGCCTACATCCGACGCAAGACGCAGGCCTCCGTCGACGACGGCATCAGGACCTTCCTCGTGGTGCTTGGCAGCGTCGTCGCCTTCTCCAGCGGCGGGAGCCAGGTCGGGCTCGCGACCGGCCCGCTGGAGAACCTCTACACGGCCGAACTGGGGGTGCCGGGTGTCCTCCTGCTCGGGCTCGGCGCCGTCGGGATTCTGGGCGGCGCGTGGATGGGCGCGCCCCGCCTCCTCCAGGCCACCGCGCGTGAGTACGCCCAGCTGGGCGTCCGTCGCTCCATCGCCGCTCTGGTGCCCGGCTTCATCATCGCCCAGACCGCCATCGCGCTGGGCATCCCCATCTCGTTCAACAACATCATCATCTCCGGCGTCATCGGCGGCGGGCTGGCCGGCGGCTCGGCGGGCGTCTCCCGGCGGAAAATCGGCGTCACCGTCGGCTTCTGGCTCGTCACGCTGGTCACCTCCATCGTCGTCGGCTTCGCGCTCTACCGGGCGCTCGCGCTGGTGCTCGCGTGACTCGCTACCGGACGACCGTCACCGTCACCGGCGCCTCGCCCACGACGGCCGTCGCTACCGTCCCGAGGAGCCGCCGCGCGATGGCGTTCCGGGCCCCGCCGTGGCCACCCATCACCACGTGGTCGACGTCGGTGTCGTCGACGTACCCGAGGATGGCGTCGGCCGGGTCGCCCGTCTCCACGGCCGTCTCGACAGTTCTGTCGACGGCGGCGGCCTGCTCGCGGGCCCGTTCGACGAGCCGGTCGGCCCGTTCGCTCGCCGCCCCGCGGCGGGCCTCGCCCGGCTCCAGTACGCCCCCCTCGCTCATCGAGCCGTCGAGCGGCACGACGACGTTCAACACGGTGACCCGACAGTCGAACGTCTCCAGAGCGTGTTCCAAGGCGTCGTCGGCCAGCGGCGACCCGTCCAGCGGGACGAGTACGTGAGCGGGCGGCATGGGTGTACTGGGTCGGCGAGGGACAAGTAGCCGATGGCTGGCGTGGGACGCCAGCGCCGTCACTCGGGGATTCGTTCGCGGAAAGAGAGTAGTTCCACCAGGATTCGAACCTGGGTCGAAGCCCCCAGAAGGCTTCAGGATTGGCCGCTACCCCATGGAACTTTGACAGGTTCGTCGCCGGCCGCAGTTGGCGACGTGTATACCAAAATACCCGTGTGTCGTATTTCAGTGTTGCGGAGTGGTCGGGTTGTGTCATTCGTCGGCATTCCGCATCTCGTTGCCGCCTGTCCGAACGGCGTCGGGAACCTCGTAGTGTTCCTTTCTGTGGCAGTTCGCACAGAGGAGGTCGCACTTTGCAATCTCGGTACGGAGTTTCTCCTTCGAGTAGCCGTGTGTGACCATCTCGCAGATAGTCATCTCTTTCTCGGTGTCGTCGCGATGGTGATAGTCGAGACACGCCGGGTCATCTTCACCACAGCGTACACACCCAGTACTCTCGTACTTCCGTTCGTACACCCAGGCACGATGACGGGCGCGCCTGTCCAATGTCCGTTCGCGGTTCCAGTCCCGGTTCCTGTAGTGCCAGCGCTGGTCCTGGCTGAGTTCGGCCCACTCTAGACCGTCGGGCAGGTCGACATCGTCCGGTTTCGGGTCGACACGTGTCCCCGTCGAGGTGTTCGTCGCCAGCCCGGCCGCCTCCTTCGCGGCGTTCCACCCGCCCATCACGCGCTGGATGGTCGCCGAGGCGGGCGTCAGCCCCAGGTCCTCGTAGGCCGCTTTGCTTGGGGACTCGTCCAGCCGGTCGGCCGCCTCGCGCAGCGCCCGGATGCAGTCGTCCTCGCTCGTCACGGCGGGGGTGGGCTCGCCCCCGTACTTCAATATTCGGCGCGAAACACATCGACACGGCTTTGCCACGCTGGGCGCGAAAGCCCTGTATGTACGTCGGACGCTTCGTCGTCGTCGGCCCAACGGTCGGCGCGTACCGTGTCTCCTCGCGCTCGTTCCCGAACCGCCAGGCAGTGCGGCGAGCGGATACCGTCACCGTCGAGCCGACGCCGGACGCCCCCGAGACGGACAACCCCTACATCTCCTACAACGGGGTGCGACTCACCGAGCGGGGCGCGGTCGTGGGCAACGGCTCCCACGTCGACCCCATCGCGGAGAAGCTCGAACTGGGGTACCCCGCGCGGGACGCCATCGCCGAGGCGCTGCTCGCGCTGGACTTCGAGAAGGACGACTACGACACGCCGCGCATCGCGGGTATCGTCGGCGTCGACGCGTCGGACCCGACGACCCGGGCCGACGGGCCGGGCGCGGTCATCGGCACCGTCCGCCGGGACGCGCTCCTCGTCGAGGAGGTCACCGAGCCGACGCTCGTGGCGACCTACGAGGAGGACAGCCCGACGGCCTTCGACCTCGGGGCAGAGACCGCCGAGGCGGTCGCCCGCGAGGTGTACGACCACGAGTTCGAACACGCCGTCTGTTCGGCCGGCGTCGCGGGCGAGGCGGGCGAGTTCGACCTCTCGGTGTACAACGGGGCGTAGGTCGCCCGAACGATGGCGGACACTCAAGGCCCCACACCGGGTAGTGACACAGTATGAAGGTTGGCGTCGTCTCCGACATCCACGGCAACCGCGTCGCCCTCCGGGAGGTGCTCGCCGATATGCCCGCGGTCGACCAGCTGGTCTGTGCCGGCGACGTCGTGGGGTACAACCCGTGGCACGCCGACTGCGTCGACGCGATGCGGGGCGAGCCGGCGGCGCTGCCCGACGACCCCTGGCCGACCGTCCCCGTCGCGACGGTGATGGGCAACCACGACCGCGCGGTCGCCGGCGAGACGCCGTTCGCGTTCAACGGGATGGCACAGGCCGGCGTGGAACACGCGAAAGCCCAGCTTGACGACGAGCAACTGGCGTGGCTCGCCGACCTCCCGGACGAACGGCTGCTGTTCGAGGACCGGGTGAAAGTCGTCCACGGCCACCCCGATGACCGCGACCACTACACGTACCCCGGGGAGTTCGGGCCGGAGCTGCTCGACGGCGAGGCGCTGTTGATTATGGGTCACACCCACCACCAGCACCACGAGGTGTACGACGAGGGCATCGTCTGCAACCCCGGCAGCGTGGGCCAGCCCCGCGACGGCAACTACCGGGCGGCCTACGCCGTCGTCGACCTCGACGAACGGGTCGTCCACGAACACCGCGTCGACTACGACACGACGGCGGTCATCGACGCCGTCGAGGACGCCGACCTCCCGCAGGAAATCGGCTTCCGACTGACGCAGGGTCGCTGACCCACTGGACCGACATATTTACCCTTTCGGCGGAAGCATCGGCCGGCTGACGGATGAACCCGTACGCCCTCCTCCTCGCCGCGATACTGTCGGAACTGGCCGGCACGACCGCTCTGAAACTCTCCGACGGCTTCTCGAAGCCGTTGCCCAGCCTCGTCGTCGTCGCCGGCTACGGACTGGCGTTTTACCTCCTCTCGCTGACGCTCGAGGAACTGCCCGTCGGCCCCGTCTATGCGACCTGGGCCGCGCTGGGCATCGTCGGCGTGACGGTCGTCGGCGTCGTCGGCTTCGGCGAACGGCTCGACGGGCCGGCCATCGTCGGGCTCGCGTTCATCCTCGCCGGCGTCTACTGCCTCAACGTCGTCTCGGAGATATCCGTACACTGAACGCGTGGCGTCTGGCCGTGAGCGGCCTGCGTGCCGCGAAGACGGGGGAGGGCAGGCAGTCGGCGGGTTTTGAAACGTCAATCGGTGGTGGACATCCGGCGGCGAAGCCGCCGGTTCGAACGCAACGTGCGGACTGGAGCACCGCTTTGTGGCGCGAGAGGAGCACGCAGCGATTGTCCCCTGTTTTTGACGAGTGAGAGCGCCGTCGGCGCTGAGAGGTCGCAGAAAGTGGCCTAGAAGACGCCCTGGACGAGTTTCAGGGCCTGCTCGCGGTCGTCCCACGGGACGAACACGGAGACGGAGGTCGCGGAGGTGACCACGTCGTAGATGTGGATGTGGGCGTCGGCGAGCGGGTCGATGACGCGGTAGGGGAGCGCGTGCTCGCTCGGGTCGCCGCCGGTGACGCGGATGACGGCGATGCCGTCCTCGACGGTGACGGAGGAGAGGGTGTCGTCGTCGACGATGCGGTCGTGCAGCAGCGTCTCGACCTCGTCGGCGTCGTCCTCGCCGACGTAGAAGGTCAGCGAGTCCATGCCCGAGGAGTTGGCGTCGATGTTGATGCCTGCGTCGCCGATGGCGGAGGCGAGGTCGGCGAGGATGCCGGGGCTGTTGCGGATGGCGCGACCGGCGACGGTGACACAGGCGACGGGCCCCTCGTGGAGGTCGATGAGGTTCTCGAACTCGCCCTCGATGGAGGTGCCGCCGGTGAGGAGGTCGCCGTGCTGGTAGTGGGCGACGCGGACCACGAGGTCGGCGCCCTTGTACGAGAGTGCGGAAGGAGCGACGACTTCGGCCCCGCGGAAGGAGAGCGAGCGGAGCTCGTCGACGCTGATTTTGCCGACGTTGCGGGCGCCCTCGACGACGCGGGGGTCGCCGGTCATGACGCCCTCGACGTCGGTGACGATGACGACCTCGTCGGCGTCCATGTAGTTGCCCAGCATGACGGCGGTGGTGTCGGAGCCGCCCCGTCCCAGCGTCGTCACGTTGCCCTCGTGGTCCTCGGCGAGGAAGCCGGTGATGACCGGGACGACGTCTTTCATCTGGCCCGCCAGCGCGTGGGCCCGTTTCTTCGTCTCCTCGACGTCGACCTCGCCGTACTCGTCGGTGATGATGGGCCAGTCCTCGCTGCCGGGTTCGAGGAAGACGGCCTCGATGCCGCGGGCGTTCAGCGCGCCCTTGAGCATCCGGACGGAGATGCGCTCGCCCATTGAGACGATCTCCGCGCGGTCCTCGTCGGCGGCGTTGTACTCGATGTCGTCGAGCAGTTCGTCGGTCGTGTTACCCATCGCCGAGGCGACGACGCCGACCTCGTGGCCCTGCTGGACTGCGGCGGCGATGGAGTCCGCGGCCCGGTTGATACGGTCGCCGCTTCCCAGACTAGTGCCGCCGAACTTCGCGATTACGCGCATTCGACCACCCTGTGTCCGTGAGTCATGCACGCGGGTTTGCCGTCGCTCGGGATAACTGTGTTCATCTTCCTTGCCCCCGGTCAGCATGGGACCGGGCGACACACCGTTTATTTGCGTGGGGCACACAGTGTCTGGCATGGAGATACGTGACGCCGTCGAGGCCGACGCCGGGCGTCTCGCCGAACTCGCGGACAGTCCGCCCGACGTGATGCGTAACCTCGTCCACGACCGGACGGTCCGGGTGGCGACCGAGGGCGAGGAGGACGTCGTGGGCTTTGTCAGCTACGACGCCAAGCAGGGGACGGTCCACGTGACACAGCTCGCCGGCTCGACGGAAGTCTGTGAGCGCTTGCTAAAAGAGCCGATAACCTTCGCCCGGCGGGAACACATGGCCGTCGAGTTGCTCGTCCCGGCCGACGAGTCCGATGTCGAGGCCGCCGTCGAAGCCACCGGCTTCACCGATTCGGGGTCGGGGCCGAAGTTCGCCGGGGAGTCGACGGTCCGGTATCGGCTGGAGCCCGAGGCCGCGGAGCAGTAGCGAGACGCCGACCAGCGGGAGGCGTCTCCGAAACAGCGAGCGGGGAGAGCGAGGGGTGAGCGGGGCGAACGCCTCGAAAGCG
Proteins encoded:
- a CDS encoding universal stress protein, with the translated sequence MPPAHVLVPLDGSPLADDALEHALETFDCRVTVLNVVVPLDGSMSEGGVLEPGEARRGAASERADRLVERAREQAAAVDRTVETAVETGDPADAILGYVDDTDVDHVVMGGHGGARNAIARRLLGTVATAVVGEAPVTVTVVR
- a CDS encoding metallophosphoesterase family protein produces the protein MKVGVVSDIHGNRVALREVLADMPAVDQLVCAGDVVGYNPWHADCVDAMRGEPAALPDDPWPTVPVATVMGNHDRAVAGETPFAFNGMAQAGVEHAKAQLDDEQLAWLADLPDERLLFEDRVKVVHGHPDDRDHYTYPGEFGPELLDGEALLIMGHTHHQHHEVYDEGIVCNPGSVGQPRDGNYRAAYAVVDLDERVVHEHRVDYDTTAVIDAVEDADLPQEIGFRLTQGR
- a CDS encoding DMT family transporter, coding for MNPYALLLAAILSELAGTTALKLSDGFSKPLPSLVVVAGYGLAFYLLSLTLEELPVGPVYATWAALGIVGVTVVGVVGFGERLDGPAIVGLAFILAGVYCLNVVSEISVH
- a CDS encoding homing endonuclease associated repeat-containing protein, with the protein product MTSEDDCIRALREAADRLDESPSKAAYEDLGLTPASATIQRVMGGWNAAKEAAGLATNTSTGTRVDPKPDDVDLPDGLEWAELSQDQRWHYRNRDWNRERTLDRRARHRAWVYERKYESTGCVRCGEDDPACLDYHHRDDTEKEMTICEMVTHGYSKEKLRTEIAKCDLLCANCHRKEHYEVPDAVRTGGNEMRNADE
- a CDS encoding aspartate kinase; this encodes MRVIAKFGGTSLGSGDRINRAADSIAAAVQQGHEVGVVASAMGNTTDELLDDIEYNAADEDRAEIVSMGERISVRMLKGALNARGIEAVFLEPGSEDWPIITDEYGEVDVEETKKRAHALAGQMKDVVPVITGFLAEDHEGNVTTLGRGGSDTTAVMLGNYMDADEVVIVTDVEGVMTGDPRVVEGARNVGKISVDELRSLSFRGAEVVAPSALSYKGADLVVRVAHYQHGDLLTGGTSIEGEFENLIDLHEGPVACVTVAGRAIRNSPGILADLASAIGDAGINIDANSSGMDSLTFYVGEDDADEVETLLHDRIVDDDTLSSVTVEDGIAVIRVTGGDPSEHALPYRVIDPLADAHIHIYDVVTSATSVSVFVPWDDREQALKLVQGVF
- a CDS encoding IMP cyclohydrolase; amino-acid sequence: MYVGRFVVVGPTVGAYRVSSRSFPNRQAVRRADTVTVEPTPDAPETDNPYISYNGVRLTERGAVVGNGSHVDPIAEKLELGYPARDAIAEALLALDFEKDDYDTPRIAGIVGVDASDPTTRADGPGAVIGTVRRDALLVEEVTEPTLVATYEEDSPTAFDLGAETAEAVAREVYDHEFEHAVCSAGVAGEAGEFDLSVYNGA
- a CDS encoding inorganic phosphate transporter, which gives rise to MVDILFWALVAVATVTGLVTAWTLGANSNSPPFAPAIGANAISTMRAAFLIGILAALGALTQGGAISETVGAGLTEGVTITSLAATAGLLTATLFMAFGIYSGYPVPAAFATTGAMVGVGLSLGGEPVFGTYRRIALFWALVPPVSGGLAYLTATILRRDDIPETVGVPLLAAVVGGIVANVQLSIVPAPPGETQNSLAGLAAMVVPLPGVTVAATLLLAAVSFAYIRRKTQASVDDGIRTFLVVLGSVVAFSSGGSQVGLATGPLENLYTAELGVPGVLLLGLGAVGILGGAWMGAPRLLQATAREYAQLGVRRSIAALVPGFIIAQTAIALGIPISFNNIIISGVIGGGLAGGSAGVSRRKIGVTVGFWLVTLVTSIVVGFALYRALALVLA